In the Phaeobacter piscinae genome, CCCGAGCGAGAACATCGCGTAGATTTCCGCCGTCCAGGTGCCAATGCCCGACACTTGCGTCAGGGTCGCAATCACCTCCGCATCCGGGAGCTGGCGCAGGGCGTCAAAATCAATGCCGGCCGCGGCCAACGCATGGGCGTAACGAATTTTCTGACGGCTGAGACCGACACTGCGCAACTCCTCCTCGCTGGCCGCTGCTACCTGCGGTGCTGTATCCAGCCCGGCCTCAACCATCCGCCCCCAGATCGCATTGGCCGAAGCCACGCTGACCTGCTGGCTGACAATCGCGCTCAGCAGTTCACCAAATCCCTCGGGTTTGCGGCGCAGGGGCAACGGTCCGCAGAGGTCGATTGCGGCAGCAAACCGTGGATCCTGATCGGCCAGCCACGCGGCGCCTTCGCGTACGCAGGCGTCACTGGTGATGATCCGCCCGACTTTGGCCACCCCCACCGCATCCGGATTTTTCGATCCTGTCATATGTGACCTCTCCTTGCGTCTTTTTCGCGCGCATAGCGCACTGATGCAGCATCAATCTTGCCCTGTCGGATATTCAGGGATACGCATCTGTCATGACTGACAGCCTCCC is a window encoding:
- a CDS encoding DNA-3-methyladenine glycosylase family protein; translated protein: MTGSKNPDAVGVAKVGRIITSDACVREGAAWLADQDPRFAAAIDLCGPLPLRRKPEGFGELLSAIVSQQVSVASANAIWGRMVEAGLDTAPQVAAASEEELRSVGLSRQKIRYAHALAAAGIDFDALRQLPDAEVIATLTQVSGIGTWTAEIYAMFSLGRADVFAHGDLALQEGARILLDLPERPKPAAMRRIAEAWSPWRSVAARVLWAYYRVAKDREGIR